A DNA window from Actinomadura coerulea contains the following coding sequences:
- a CDS encoding AAA family ATPase produces the protein MAKKRPAQARRQTPQRRTRPSAAKPVNQKAAEEEVEARRAEAVAAAGGEESLPAPAEPPAEGVDGKAAAAKWQEAAEAVALFTRAAERLDETRRDLDRRTGEAAERLAAVEEDARDLAAQRDLVRKRSGELDEREERLIEEERRLAAARERAKETALAEARKALESTRRDVEARQRELAEEHARTRAALGAELEAQRRELAERTERLTAERARLREFEVGLNARDEDLADARALLGERVEHAVAAAVERAELRSRELEQRCGALQDHAADMEKERDERNRVDRAFGHRSPDEVLKELEELRAQNAELRLRRQVPEDVTERLARLQEAERGWREERAVLVADNERLQRQLTGHQITALELERLKVTKEAMEASVGAYRVRVQELHQDIQSLTARKEGESPFPECHAMDARYDEKRDDLLGRVPPLDGFVYWLRNYVAQQYRMFYSEEDLILFLGGLAASRLHLLQGISGIGKTQLPIVFARALQAETALVPVSADWRTPQDLVGYFNAFERRFYESPFTQALYQAGRPAHADRPFFVVLDEMNLSHPEQYFSEVLYQIGQTRKPNGAPPSLELMTTEVQPAPRGLVDGRKLVIPPNVWFIGTANHDETTVAFADKTYDRSHVLELPARPETFEPEPVPPLDAPLALGALEAAFGRARRTHAEAARSVSAFLDGELRDRLFRDFRLSSGSRTMKYLESFVPVVCAAGGGEGLAADHAFATRVLRKLRGRFEIPFDLIQGLRDDLERLWEPFGTAPARSLERLDEEIHLRRGV, from the coding sequence ATGGCCAAGAAGCGCCCCGCTCAGGCGCGCAGGCAGACGCCCCAGCGCCGGACCAGGCCCTCCGCCGCCAAGCCGGTGAACCAGAAGGCGGCCGAGGAGGAGGTCGAAGCGCGCCGCGCCGAAGCGGTGGCGGCGGCCGGAGGCGAGGAGTCCCTGCCCGCGCCCGCCGAACCTCCGGCCGAGGGGGTGGACGGCAAGGCCGCCGCCGCCAAGTGGCAGGAGGCCGCCGAGGCCGTGGCCCTGTTCACGCGGGCCGCCGAGCGCCTGGACGAGACGCGGCGGGATCTGGATCGCAGAACCGGCGAGGCGGCCGAGCGGCTCGCCGCCGTCGAGGAGGACGCCCGGGACCTGGCGGCGCAGCGCGACCTCGTCCGGAAGAGGAGCGGCGAACTCGACGAGCGGGAGGAGCGGCTGATCGAGGAGGAGCGGCGGCTCGCCGCCGCCCGGGAACGCGCGAAGGAGACCGCGCTCGCCGAAGCGAGAAAGGCGCTGGAGAGCACCCGGCGGGACGTCGAGGCCCGGCAGCGCGAGCTGGCGGAGGAGCACGCCCGGACCAGGGCCGCGCTCGGCGCCGAGCTTGAGGCGCAGCGCCGGGAACTGGCCGAGCGGACGGAGAGGCTCACCGCGGAACGGGCGCGCCTCCGGGAGTTCGAGGTCGGGCTCAACGCCCGTGACGAGGACCTGGCCGATGCGCGTGCGCTGCTGGGAGAACGCGTGGAGCACGCCGTCGCCGCGGCCGTGGAACGGGCCGAGCTGCGTTCCAGGGAACTGGAGCAGCGCTGCGGAGCGCTCCAGGACCACGCCGCCGACATGGAGAAGGAGCGCGACGAGCGGAACCGCGTCGACCGGGCCTTCGGCCACCGGTCGCCCGACGAGGTGCTGAAGGAACTGGAGGAGCTGCGTGCCCAGAACGCCGAGCTCCGCCTCCGGCGCCAGGTGCCCGAGGACGTGACGGAAAGGCTCGCCAGGCTTCAGGAGGCCGAGCGCGGCTGGCGGGAGGAGCGCGCGGTCCTCGTCGCCGACAACGAGCGGTTGCAGCGGCAGCTCACCGGCCACCAGATCACCGCCCTGGAACTCGAACGGCTCAAGGTCACCAAGGAGGCCATGGAGGCCTCGGTCGGCGCCTACCGCGTCCGCGTCCAGGAACTGCACCAGGACATCCAGAGCCTGACGGCACGGAAGGAAGGCGAGTCGCCCTTCCCCGAATGCCACGCGATGGACGCGCGGTACGACGAGAAGCGCGACGACCTCCTGGGCCGCGTCCCGCCGCTGGACGGGTTCGTCTACTGGCTCCGGAACTACGTCGCGCAGCAGTACCGCATGTTCTACTCCGAGGAGGACCTGATCCTTTTCCTGGGCGGGCTGGCCGCGTCGCGGCTTCACCTCCTCCAGGGGATCAGCGGCATCGGCAAGACGCAGCTGCCGATCGTCTTCGCCAGGGCCCTCCAGGCGGAGACCGCGCTCGTCCCGGTGAGCGCGGACTGGCGCACCCCGCAGGATCTCGTCGGGTACTTCAACGCGTTCGAGCGCAGGTTCTACGAGTCGCCCTTCACCCAGGCGCTCTACCAGGCCGGTCGCCCCGCCCACGCCGACCGTCCGTTCTTCGTCGTGCTGGACGAGATGAACCTGTCGCACCCGGAGCAGTACTTCAGCGAGGTCCTGTACCAGATAGGGCAGACGAGGAAGCCGAACGGCGCCCCGCCCAGCCTGGAGCTCATGACGACCGAGGTCCAGCCGGCCCCCCGAGGGCTCGTGGACGGCCGCAAGCTCGTCATCCCGCCGAACGTCTGGTTCATCGGCACGGCCAACCACGACGAGACGACGGTGGCCTTCGCCGACAAGACCTACGACCGCTCGCACGTGCTGGAACTGCCCGCCCGCCCCGAGACGTTCGAGCCCGAGCCGGTCCCGCCACTGGACGCCCCGCTGGCGCTCGGCGCCCTCGAAGCGGCCTTCGGGCGCGCCCGCCGGACGCACGCGGAGGCCGCGCGGAGCGTGTCCGCCTTCCTGGACGGTGAGCTGCGGGACCGCCTCTTCCGCGATTTCCGGCTCTCGTCGGGCTCCCGGACCATGAAGTACCTGGAGTCCTTCGTCCCGGTCGTGTGCGCGGCGGGCGGCGGCGAGGGGCTGGCGGCCGACCACGCCTTCGCGACCCGCGTCCTGCGCAAGCTGCGCGGCCGGTTCGAGATCCCCTTCGACCTGATCCAGGGGCTCCGCGACGATCTGGAGCGGCTCTGGGAGCCGTTCGGGACCGCCCCGGCCCGGTCGCTGGAACGGCTCGACGAGGAGATCCACCTGCGGAGGGGCGTCTGA
- a CDS encoding TetR/AcrR family transcriptional regulator — MAAQEDAEEYELVVEAAGRLFVQLGYDGTTLQMIGEVAGMSAQKISRLAEDKQHLYLEVMTRYADAEGAYMRSVMARVPPDITGLRTLVDSYLDYSVAHPQLRALWVHRWLQDAADVQDVEGLYRPLLAAVVEMFRGAVRADYDLELGLWNIIWIVNGFIHVGIVDEEGNRRFADHPPTLRRFRAYMHDMLERSAR; from the coding sequence GTGGCTGCCCAGGAGGACGCAGAGGAGTACGAGCTGGTCGTCGAGGCGGCGGGCAGGCTCTTCGTGCAGCTCGGATACGACGGGACCACGCTGCAGATGATCGGCGAGGTCGCCGGGATGAGCGCGCAGAAGATCAGCCGGCTCGCGGAGGACAAGCAGCACCTCTACCTGGAGGTGATGACGAGGTACGCCGACGCCGAGGGCGCGTACATGAGGAGCGTGATGGCGCGCGTCCCGCCCGACATCACCGGACTGCGGACGCTGGTGGACAGCTACCTGGACTACTCGGTGGCCCATCCGCAGCTGCGGGCCCTTTGGGTGCACCGCTGGCTCCAGGACGCGGCCGACGTGCAGGACGTCGAGGGCCTGTACCGGCCGCTGCTCGCCGCCGTGGTCGAGATGTTCCGAGGCGCGGTCCGCGCCGACTACGACCTCGAACTCGGCCTCTGGAACATCATCTGGATCGTCAACGGGTTCATCCATGTGGGCATCGTCGACGAGGAGGGGAACCGGCGCTTCGCGGACCACCCCCCGACCCTCCGCCGCTTCCGCGCGTACATGCACGACATGCTGGAGCGCAGCGCCCGCTGA